In Paeniglutamicibacter kerguelensis, one genomic interval encodes:
- the rpsC gene encoding 30S ribosomal protein S3 produces the protein MGQKVNPHGFRLGITTDHVSHWFADSTKVGQRYKDFVKEDIRIRELMTTGMERAGIARVEIERTRDRVRVDIHTARPGIVIGRRGAEADRIRGELEKLTQKQVQLNILEVKNPEIEAQLVAQGIAEQLASRVAFRRAMKKAMQSAMRAGAKGIRVQCSGRLGGAEMSRKEFYREGRVPLHTLRANIDYGKFEAKTTFGRIGVKVWIYKGDVTSKELAAQAAAAPARGRGDRPGGRPGGRPEGGERRRRNDRNTAPEAAAAAEAPAAGAEGGQA, from the coding sequence ATGGGACAGAAGGTTAACCCGCACGGGTTCCGCCTCGGTATCACCACGGACCACGTTTCGCACTGGTTCGCTGATTCCACCAAGGTCGGCCAGCGATACAAGGACTTCGTAAAAGAAGACATCCGTATCCGCGAACTGATGACCACCGGCATGGAACGCGCCGGCATCGCACGCGTCGAGATCGAGCGCACCCGCGATCGTGTTCGTGTGGATATCCACACCGCACGTCCGGGCATCGTTATCGGTCGCCGCGGCGCCGAAGCCGATCGCATCCGTGGCGAGCTTGAAAAGCTCACCCAGAAGCAGGTTCAGCTGAACATCCTCGAGGTCAAGAACCCCGAGATCGAAGCTCAGCTTGTTGCACAGGGCATCGCCGAGCAGCTTGCTTCGCGTGTGGCTTTCCGCCGCGCGATGAAGAAGGCAATGCAGTCGGCAATGCGCGCAGGTGCCAAGGGCATCCGCGTACAGTGCTCGGGTCGTCTTGGCGGTGCAGAAATGTCCCGCAAGGAGTTCTACCGCGAAGGTCGTGTGCCGCTGCACACCCTCCGTGCGAACATCGACTACGGCAAGTTCGAAGCCAAGACCACCTTCGGCCGCATCGGCGTGAAGGTTTGGATCTACAAGGGCGACGTAACCTCGAAGGAACTGGCAGCCCAGGCTGCAGCAGCTCCTGCTCGCGGCCGCGGCGACCGTCCGGGCGGACGCCCGGGTGGACGTCCAGAAGGTGGCGAACGTCGTCGTCGCAACGACCGCAACACTGCACCGGAAGCAGCAGCAGCTGCTGAAGCTCCGGCAGCAGGCGCAGAAGGAGGACAGGCTTAA
- the rplV gene encoding 50S ribosomal protein L22 has product MEAKAIARHIRVTPMKARRVVNLVRGKQTNEALAILKFAPQAASEPVFKVVASAVANARAAADREGIAFNEDELIISEAFVDEGPTMKRFQPRAQGRAYQIKKRTSHITVVVATPKKGGEK; this is encoded by the coding sequence ATGGAAGCCAAGGCAATTGCGCGCCATATTCGCGTGACGCCTATGAAGGCCCGGCGCGTCGTCAACCTGGTTCGTGGCAAGCAGACGAACGAAGCACTGGCGATTTTGAAGTTTGCCCCACAGGCAGCTTCTGAACCGGTGTTCAAGGTTGTTGCATCGGCCGTGGCTAACGCCCGCGCCGCTGCTGATCGCGAGGGAATCGCGTTCAACGAAGACGAGCTGATCATCAGCGAAGCGTTTGTTGACGAGGGTCCGACCATGAAGCGGTTCCAGCCGCGTGCTCAGGGTCGCGCATACCAGATCAAGAAGCGCACGAGCCACATCACTGTGGTCGTCGCAACCCCTAAGAAGGGTGGGGAAAAGTAA
- the rpsS gene encoding 30S ribosomal protein S19: protein MPRSLKKGPFVDQHLFVKVAAENEKGTKNVIKTWSRRSMIIPDMLGHTIAVHDGRKHIPVFVTESMVGHKLGEFSPTRTFRSHVKDDKKGKRR from the coding sequence ATGCCACGCAGCCTGAAGAAAGGCCCCTTCGTCGATCAGCACCTGTTTGTCAAGGTAGCTGCTGAGAACGAAAAGGGCACCAAAAACGTCATCAAGACGTGGTCCCGCCGTTCGATGATCATCCCCGACATGCTCGGGCACACGATCGCCGTACACGACGGACGCAAGCACATTCCTGTGTTTGTCACCGAGTCGATGGTCGGGCACAAGCTCGGCGAATTCAGCCCGACGCGGACGTTCCGTAGCCACGTAAAGGACGACAAGAAGGGCAAGCGCCGCTAA
- the rplB gene encoding 50S ribosomal protein L2, translating into MGIRKYKPTTPGLRGSSVADFAEITRSTPEKSLLRPLHKTGGRNNTGKITTRHKGGGHKRQYRLIDFRRHDKDGVPAKVAHIEYDPNRTARIALLHYIDGTKRYIIAPNKLAQGDAIEAGPNADIKPGNNLPLRNIPVGTVIHAVELRPGGGAKMARSAGASVQLVAREGRYAQLRLPSGEIRNVDVRCRATVGEVGNAEQSNINWGKAGRMRWKGVRPTVRGVAMNPVDHPHGGGEGKTSGGRHPVNPNGKREGRTRRPNKESDKLIVRRRRTGKNKR; encoded by the coding sequence ATGGGAATCCGTAAGTACAAGCCGACAACCCCGGGCCTTCGCGGCTCGAGCGTTGCCGACTTCGCAGAAATCACCCGTTCGACTCCGGAAAAGTCGTTGCTTCGCCCGTTGCACAAGACTGGCGGCCGTAACAACACCGGTAAGATCACCACCCGTCACAAGGGTGGCGGACACAAGCGCCAGTATCGTCTGATCGACTTCCGTCGTCACGACAAGGACGGCGTGCCGGCGAAGGTCGCTCACATCGAGTACGACCCGAACCGTACCGCTCGCATTGCGCTTCTTCACTACATTGATGGAACCAAGCGTTACATCATTGCACCGAACAAGCTCGCCCAGGGCGATGCCATTGAAGCCGGCCCCAACGCCGACATCAAGCCAGGCAACAACCTGCCGTTGCGCAACATCCCGGTGGGTACCGTTATCCACGCTGTGGAACTGCGTCCCGGCGGCGGTGCCAAGATGGCTCGTTCCGCAGGTGCCTCGGTTCAGCTGGTGGCCCGTGAGGGTCGCTACGCTCAGCTCCGTTTGCCTTCCGGCGAAATCCGCAACGTTGACGTGCGCTGCCGCGCAACCGTCGGCGAGGTCGGCAACGCCGAGCAGTCGAACATCAACTGGGGCAAGGCCGGCCGTATGCGCTGGAAGGGCGTTCGCCCGACCGTACGTGGCGTAGCCATGAACCCGGTTGACCACCCGCACGGTGGTGGCGAAGGCAAGACCTCCGGTGGTCGTCACCCGGTCAACCCGAACGGTAAGCGTGAAGGACGCACTCGTCGTCCGAACAAGGAAAGCGACAAGCTCATTGTGCGTCGCCGTCGTACCGGCAAGAACAAGCGATAG
- the rplW gene encoding 50S ribosomal protein L23, with the protein MSTFSKAPHDVVIAPVVSEKSYGLIDEGKYTFLVDPRSNKTEIKNAVEAIFSVKVDSVNTLNRAGKRKRTKFGWGTRKATKRAIVSLKEGSIDIFGGPLS; encoded by the coding sequence ATGAGCACCTTCTCAAAGGCTCCGCACGATGTGGTCATCGCACCCGTCGTTTCGGAAAAGAGCTACGGTCTGATCGACGAAGGCAAGTACACCTTCCTCGTTGACCCGCGTTCAAACAAGACGGAAATCAAGAACGCCGTAGAAGCTATCTTCTCGGTCAAGGTTGATTCCGTAAACACCCTTAATCGTGCCGGTAAGCGCAAGCGCACCAAGTTCGGATGGGGGACGCGCAAGGCTACCAAGCGTGCGATCGTCTCCCTGAAGGAAGGCTCGATTGACATCTTCGGCGGTCCGCTTTCCTAA
- the rplD gene encoding 50S ribosomal protein L4 has translation MSKALTVELPSELFDVQTNVPLLHQVVVAQLAAARQGTHKTKDRSEVSGAGRKPHKQKGTGRARQGSIRAPHMTGGGVVHGPTPRDYSQRTPKKMKAAALRGALSDRARNNRIHVIEALVAGTTPSTKEALATLRSLSERKNLLVVIERNNDVAALSCRNIVAAHVLYVDQLNTYDVLVSDDVIFTKAAFEALVQKEEAK, from the coding sequence ATGTCTAAGGCACTTACCGTAGAACTTCCTTCGGAGCTCTTCGACGTCCAGACCAACGTTCCGCTGCTGCACCAGGTCGTTGTGGCCCAGCTCGCAGCTGCTCGTCAGGGCACGCACAAGACCAAGGATCGCTCGGAAGTTTCCGGCGCCGGTCGCAAGCCGCACAAGCAGAAGGGTACCGGCCGCGCCCGTCAGGGTTCCATCCGTGCTCCTCACATGACCGGCGGTGGCGTTGTCCACGGTCCGACCCCTCGCGATTACAGCCAGCGCACCCCCAAGAAGATGAAGGCTGCTGCACTGCGCGGCGCCCTGTCTGACCGCGCTCGCAACAACCGCATCCACGTCATTGAAGCCCTGGTTGCCGGCACCACGCCGTCCACCAAGGAGGCCTTGGCCACCCTGCGCTCGCTGTCCGAGCGCAAGAACCTGCTCGTAGTCATCGAACGCAACAACGACGTAGCAGCACTTTCGTGCCGCAACATCGTGGCTGCCCACGTTCTCTACGTAGACCAGCTCAACACTTACGATGTTCTGGTTTCCGATGACGTCATCTTCACCAAGGCTGCTTTTGAAGCCCTGGTCCAGAAGGAGGAAGCCAAATGA
- the rplC gene encoding 50S ribosomal protein L3, producing the protein MTATRNVKGLLGTKLGMTQVWDENNNLIPVTVVQADSNVVTQLRNAERDGYVAVQIGYGQIDPRKVTQPLAGHFEAAGVTPRRHVVELRTADAESYAPGQELSVEIFTAGQKVDVVGTSKGKGFAGVMKRHGFHGAPASHGAHKNHRKPGSIGGASTPGRVFQGQKMAGRMGVDRVTTQNLTVHAVDAEKNLLLIKGAVPGARGRVVLVRTAVKGA; encoded by the coding sequence ATGACCGCAACCCGTAATGTAAAGGGCCTGCTGGGCACGAAGCTCGGCATGACCCAGGTTTGGGACGAGAACAACAACCTCATCCCGGTAACCGTTGTACAGGCCGACAGTAATGTCGTGACCCAGCTGCGCAACGCCGAACGCGATGGCTACGTTGCAGTTCAGATCGGCTACGGCCAGATCGATCCGCGCAAGGTCACCCAGCCTTTGGCTGGCCACTTCGAGGCCGCCGGGGTTACCCCGCGTCGCCACGTTGTTGAGCTGCGCACCGCAGACGCTGAATCCTACGCCCCGGGCCAGGAACTCTCCGTCGAAATCTTCACCGCCGGCCAGAAGGTCGACGTTGTTGGAACGTCCAAGGGTAAGGGCTTCGCTGGCGTTATGAAGCGCCACGGCTTCCACGGTGCTCCGGCATCGCACGGTGCTCACAAGAACCACCGTAAGCCAGGCTCCATCGGTGGCGCTTCGACCCCGGGCCGCGTGTTCCAGGGTCAGAAGATGGCCGGCCGCATGGGCGTCGATCGTGTTACCACGCAGAACCTCACGGTTCACGCTGTGGACGCCGAGAAGAACCTCCTGCTGATCAAGGGCGCCGTTCCAGGCGCTCGCGGCCGCGTCGTTCTCGTGCGCACCGCTGTGAAGGGAGCATAA
- the rpsJ gene encoding 30S ribosomal protein S10 codes for MAGQKIRIRLKSYDHEVIDVSARKIVETVTRAGATVVGPVPLPTEKNVYCVIRSPHKYKDSREHFEMRTHKRLIDIIDPTPKAVDSLMRLDLPADVNIEIKL; via the coding sequence ATGGCGGGACAAAAAATCCGCATCCGGCTGAAGTCGTATGACCACGAGGTCATTGACGTTTCTGCCCGGAAGATCGTTGAGACGGTCACGCGCGCAGGCGCAACCGTAGTCGGCCCAGTGCCGCTGCCAACGGAAAAGAACGTGTACTGCGTTATCCGTTCGCCACACAAGTACAAAGACAGCCGTGAGCACTTCGAAATGCGCACGCACAAGCGTCTGATCGACATCATCGATCCGACCCCGAAGGCCGTAGATTCGCTGATGCGTCTCGACCTGCCGGCGGATGTCAACATCGAAATCAAGCTCTAG
- the tuf gene encoding elongation factor Tu has translation MAKAKFERNKPHVNIGTIGHVDHGKTTLTAAISKVLADKYPDLNEQRDFSQIDSAPEERQRGITINISHVEYQTEKRHYAHVDAPGHADYIKNMITGAAQMDGAILVVAATDGPMAQTREHVLLARQVGVPYLLVALNKSDMVDDEELLDLVEMEVRELLSAQGFDGDEAPVVRVSGLKALEGDPVWVKAVEDLMDAVDEHVPTPVRDRDKPFLMPVEDVFTITGRGTVVTGRAERGTLAINSEVEIVGIRPVQKTTVTGIEMFHKQLDEAWAGENCGLLLRGIKREDVERGQVIVKPGSITPHTEFEANVYILSKDEGGRHNPFYSNYRPQFYFRTTDVTGVITLPEGTEMVMPGDNTEMSVVLIQPIAMEEGLGFAIREGGRTVGSGKVTKITK, from the coding sequence GTGGCAAAGGCAAAGTTCGAGCGTAACAAGCCGCACGTTAACATCGGCACCATTGGTCACGTTGACCACGGTAAGACCACGTTGACTGCTGCCATCTCCAAGGTACTTGCTGACAAGTACCCGGATTTGAACGAACAGCGCGATTTCTCGCAGATCGACTCGGCGCCGGAAGAGCGCCAGCGCGGCATTACCATCAACATCTCTCACGTCGAGTACCAGACCGAGAAGCGCCACTACGCGCACGTTGATGCCCCGGGTCACGCTGACTACATCAAGAACATGATCACCGGTGCTGCTCAGATGGACGGCGCGATCCTCGTGGTTGCCGCTACTGACGGCCCGATGGCTCAGACCCGCGAGCACGTTCTGCTTGCCCGCCAGGTTGGCGTTCCGTACCTGCTCGTCGCACTGAACAAGTCCGACATGGTAGATGACGAAGAACTCCTCGACCTCGTGGAAATGGAAGTTCGCGAACTTCTCTCCGCACAGGGCTTCGACGGCGACGAGGCACCTGTTGTGCGCGTTTCCGGCCTGAAGGCTCTGGAAGGCGACCCGGTTTGGGTCAAGGCCGTCGAGGACCTGATGGACGCCGTTGACGAGCACGTTCCGACCCCGGTTCGTGACCGCGACAAGCCGTTCCTGATGCCGGTTGAAGACGTCTTCACCATCACCGGTCGTGGCACCGTTGTTACGGGCCGCGCCGAGCGTGGTACCCTCGCCATCAACTCCGAGGTCGAGATCGTCGGCATCCGCCCGGTCCAGAAGACCACGGTTACCGGTATCGAGATGTTCCACAAGCAGCTCGACGAGGCTTGGGCCGGCGAGAACTGTGGTCTGCTGCTTCGCGGCATCAAGCGCGAAGACGTAGAGCGTGGCCAGGTCATCGTGAAGCCGGGTTCCATCACCCCGCACACCGAGTTCGAGGCCAACGTGTACATCCTTTCCAAGGATGAAGGCGGACGCCACAACCCGTTCTACTCGAACTACCGCCCGCAGTTCTACTTCCGCACCACGGACGTCACCGGCGTTATCACCCTGCCGGAAGGCACGGAAATGGTTATGCCTGGCGACAACACCGAAATGTCTGTCGTGCTGATCCAGCCGATCGCCATGGAAGAGGGCCTCGGCTTCGCAATTCGCGAAGGCGGCCGCACCGTTGGTTCAGGCAAGGTCACCAAGATCACCAAGTAA
- the fusA gene encoding elongation factor G, translating to MAQDVLTDLNKVRNIGIMAHIDAGKTTTTERILFYTGVNHKLGETHDGASTTDWMEQEKERGITITSAAVTCFWNKNQINIIDTPGHVDFTVEVERSLRVLDGAVAVFDGKEGVEPQSETVWRQADKYNVPRICFVNKMDKLGADFYFTVDTIIKRLGAKPLVMQLPIGSESEFTGVVDLMTMKAFVWEGDSKGDVTMGAAYEVQEIPADLQEKAEEYRAKLVEDVAEGSDELMEKFLEGEEISIAELKAGIRKMVVNSEIYPVFCGSAFKNRGVQPMLDAVIDFLPNPMDVGATIGHDPKNEEIEIRREPSEDEPFSALAFKIATHPFFGQLNFIRVYSGKATPGTQLLNSTKQKKERIGKLFQMHANKEMPVDEVHAGHIYAVIGLKDTTTGDTLCDPANPIVLESMSFPDPVIFVAIEPKTKGDQEKLSTAIQKLSAEDPTFTVSLNEDTGQTEIGGMGELHLDILVDRMRREFRVEANVGKPQVAYRETIKKAVEKVDFTHKKQTGGSGQFAKVQVSFEPLEVVDGVIYEFKNGVTGGRIPREYIPSVDAGIQDAMQFGILAGYPMVGVKATLLDGAYHDVDSSEMAFKIAGSQVFKEGARRAQPIILEPVMDVEVRTPEEYMGDVIGDLNSRRGSIASMEDAAGVKVIRATVPLSEMFGYIGDLRSKTQGRAVYSMTFSSYAEVPKAVADEIIQKSRGE from the coding sequence GTGGCACAGGACGTGCTTACCGACCTGAATAAGGTCCGAAACATCGGCATCATGGCCCACATCGATGCCGGTAAGACCACTACGACGGAACGCATCCTGTTCTACACGGGTGTGAACCACAAGCTCGGCGAAACGCACGATGGTGCCTCGACGACTGACTGGATGGAGCAGGAAAAGGAGCGCGGCATTACGATTACGTCTGCCGCCGTGACCTGCTTCTGGAACAAGAACCAGATCAACATCATTGACACCCCGGGTCACGTTGACTTCACCGTTGAGGTTGAGCGCTCCTTGCGCGTCCTCGATGGCGCAGTTGCCGTCTTCGATGGCAAGGAAGGCGTGGAGCCACAGTCCGAGACTGTTTGGCGCCAGGCTGACAAGTACAACGTTCCGCGTATCTGCTTCGTCAACAAGATGGACAAGCTGGGTGCTGACTTCTACTTCACCGTAGACACCATCATCAAGCGCCTTGGTGCCAAGCCGCTGGTAATGCAGCTGCCGATCGGCTCCGAGTCCGAGTTCACCGGCGTTGTCGACTTGATGACCATGAAGGCTTTCGTATGGGAGGGCGACTCCAAGGGTGACGTCACCATGGGTGCCGCCTACGAAGTCCAGGAAATCCCGGCCGACCTTCAGGAAAAGGCCGAGGAATACCGCGCCAAGCTGGTTGAGGACGTAGCCGAGGGCTCTGACGAGCTCATGGAGAAGTTCCTCGAAGGCGAAGAGATCAGCATTGCTGAGCTCAAGGCCGGCATCCGCAAGATGGTTGTCAACTCCGAGATCTACCCGGTCTTCTGTGGCTCCGCCTTCAAGAACCGTGGCGTTCAGCCGATGCTCGATGCTGTCATCGACTTCCTGCCGAACCCGATGGATGTTGGCGCGACGATCGGTCACGATCCGAAGAACGAAGAGATCGAGATCCGTCGCGAACCTTCCGAGGACGAGCCGTTCTCGGCTCTTGCCTTCAAGATTGCGACCCACCCGTTCTTCGGCCAGTTGAACTTCATCCGCGTGTACTCCGGCAAGGCAACTCCGGGTACCCAGCTGCTGAACTCCACGAAGCAGAAGAAAGAACGTATTGGCAAGCTCTTCCAGATGCACGCCAACAAGGAAATGCCCGTAGACGAGGTCCACGCAGGCCACATCTACGCAGTGATCGGCCTCAAGGACACCACCACCGGTGACACCTTGTGCGATCCGGCAAACCCGATCGTTCTTGAGTCGATGTCCTTCCCTGATCCCGTGATCTTCGTTGCCATTGAGCCGAAGACCAAGGGCGACCAGGAAAAGCTCTCGACCGCTATTCAGAAGCTCTCCGCTGAGGACCCGACGTTCACCGTCTCCCTCAACGAGGACACCGGCCAGACCGAAATCGGCGGCATGGGCGAACTCCACCTGGACATCCTGGTGGACCGCATGCGTCGCGAATTCCGCGTTGAAGCCAACGTTGGCAAGCCGCAGGTTGCTTACCGCGAAACCATCAAGAAGGCTGTGGAGAAGGTTGACTTCACCCACAAGAAGCAGACCGGTGGTTCCGGCCAGTTCGCAAAGGTCCAGGTCTCGTTCGAGCCTCTGGAAGTTGTTGACGGCGTCATCTACGAGTTCAAGAACGGCGTAACCGGCGGCCGTATTCCTCGCGAATACATCCCTTCGGTTGACGCAGGTATCCAGGACGCAATGCAGTTCGGCATCCTGGCCGGCTACCCGATGGTGGGCGTTAAGGCGACCCTCCTCGACGGTGCCTACCACGACGTTGACTCCTCGGAAATGGCGTTCAAGATCGCCGGTTCCCAGGTGTTCAAGGAAGGCGCACGCCGCGCCCAGCCGATTATCCTCGAGCCGGTTATGGATGTTGAAGTCCGTACCCCCGAGGAATACATGGGCGACGTCATTGGTGACTTGAACTCCCGCCGTGGCTCCATCGCTTCGATGGAAGACGCAGCAGGCGTGAAGGTCATCCGTGCAACGGTTCCGCTGTCTGAAATGTTCGGTTACATCGGTGACCTGCGTTCCAAGACCCAGGGTCGTGCCGTTTACTCGATGACGTTCTCCAGCTACGCCGAGGTCCCGAAGGCAGTAGCCGACGAGATCATCCAGAAGTCCCGCGGCGAGTAA
- the rpsG gene encoding 30S ribosomal protein S7, whose protein sequence is MPRKGPAPARPLVSDPVYGSPLVTQLINKVLIDGKKSTAERIVYGALEGALAKNGTDPVVTLKKAMDNIRPALEVRSRRVGGATYQVPVEVKPGRSTALALRWLVGYSKARREKTMIERLMNEILDASNGLGAAVKRREDTHKMAESNKAFAHYRW, encoded by the coding sequence ATGCCTCGTAAGGGCCCGGCGCCAGCGCGCCCCCTCGTCTCGGATCCGGTATACGGTTCCCCGCTTGTTACCCAGCTGATCAACAAGGTTTTGATCGACGGTAAGAAGTCCACCGCAGAGCGTATCGTTTACGGTGCACTCGAAGGTGCATTGGCCAAGAACGGTACCGACCCGGTTGTGACCCTCAAGAAGGCCATGGATAACATCCGCCCGGCCCTCGAGGTTCGCTCCCGCCGTGTTGGTGGCGCTACCTACCAGGTTCCAGTAGAAGTAAAGCCGGGTCGCTCGACCGCTCTGGCACTTCGCTGGCTCGTTGGCTACTCGAAGGCTCGCCGCGAGAAGACCATGATCGAGCGTCTCATGAACGAGATCCTCGACGCCTCCAACGGTCTGGGTGCCGCTGTAAAGCGTCGCGAAGACACTCACAAGATGGCAGAGTCCAACAAGGCCTTCGCCCACTACCGCTGGTAA
- the rpsL gene encoding 30S ribosomal protein S12, with translation MPTIQQLVRKGRSPKVKKTKAPALKGNPMRRGVCTRVYTTTPKKPNSALRKVARVRLAGGVEVTAYIPGVGHNLQEHSIVLVRGGRVKDLPGVRYKIVRGALDTQGVKNRKQARSRYGAKKEGK, from the coding sequence GTGCCTACTATTCAGCAGCTGGTCCGCAAGGGCCGCTCGCCGAAGGTCAAGAAGACCAAGGCCCCAGCCCTTAAGGGCAACCCAATGCGTCGTGGCGTATGCACCCGTGTGTACACCACCACCCCGAAGAAGCCGAACTCCGCACTTCGTAAGGTCGCACGTGTGCGCCTTGCCGGTGGCGTTGAAGTTACCGCTTACATTCCGGGCGTTGGCCACAACCTGCAGGAACACTCCATCGTGCTCGTTCGCGGTGGTCGTGTGAAGGACCTTCCGGGTGTGCGCTACAAGATCGTACGTGGTGCGCTCGATACCCAGGGTGTAAAGAACCGTAAGCAGGCTCGTTCCCGCTACGGTGCCAAGAAGGAAGGTAAGTAA
- a CDS encoding GNAT family N-acetyltransferase, with amino-acid sequence MIELIAPDVRYRDDWLEAAMEFNGAHRDGASAEDLDLEQWRDPGVFEGFVERLLADALPDSPRKPEYVPCTFLWIAQGASILGSLAIRHERNDYLFNEGGHIGYSVRPSARRKGHATAALARTLPMAGALGISRVLVTCLEGNAGSRGTIEKNRGAYEDTRNGTRRYWIDAG; translated from the coding sequence ATGATCGAACTCATCGCCCCGGACGTCCGGTACCGGGACGATTGGCTGGAAGCTGCCATGGAATTCAACGGTGCCCACCGGGACGGAGCCAGTGCCGAGGACCTTGACCTTGAGCAATGGCGGGATCCGGGAGTCTTCGAAGGTTTTGTGGAACGGCTGCTCGCCGACGCACTACCCGACAGCCCGCGAAAGCCGGAGTATGTTCCGTGCACATTCCTTTGGATCGCCCAGGGGGCCAGCATTCTCGGCTCACTCGCCATCCGTCACGAACGCAACGACTATCTATTCAACGAAGGCGGACACATCGGGTACAGCGTTCGTCCGTCGGCTCGCCGCAAGGGTCATGCCACAGCGGCGCTGGCCCGGACCCTGCCCATGGCCGGGGCCTTGGGGATATCGCGAGTGCTCGTGACATGCCTTGAAGGCAACGCAGGATCACGCGGAACCATAGAGAAGAACCGAGGCGCGTACGAGGATACTCGAAACGGCACCCGTCGCTACTGGATCGATGCAGGCTAG